Proteins from one Streptomyces sp. NBC_00289 genomic window:
- a CDS encoding ROK family protein has product MTGRPGRTGRSASQASAGDLLELVRSGRATTRGALQHVTGLSRATVGHRLDRLFRAGWLREGAGGPVDSPQGGRPSITLEFDDAHAVVLAADLDTRHARAAVLSLTGEILAEHSGTPRLEDGPDVVLGELGRWFAELVEKTGRRADEVCGIGLAVPGPVDGDTGRVVQPPIMPGWDGYDIRSRLAGVFTEHTGGPAVPVLVDNDANLMAYGEQRTAHPDCSAFVLVKVSTGIGAGVVVDGSLYRGIDGGAGDLGHIRVPAGADLLCRCGSYGCLAAVASGGAVARRLAEAGVPAASGSDVRDLLASGHPEAAALAREAGRQVGDVLATVVTLLNPGVLMIAGDLAGTPFLTGVRELLYQRALPRSTAHLDVVTSRLGERAGLVGAGALVVEHLYAPERVEQRLLALGV; this is encoded by the coding sequence ATGACCGGAAGGCCCGGCAGAACCGGGAGGAGCGCGAGTCAGGCGAGTGCGGGAGACCTGCTCGAGCTGGTCCGCAGCGGCCGCGCCACCACCCGCGGCGCGCTCCAGCACGTCACCGGACTCTCCCGGGCCACGGTCGGCCACCGCCTCGACCGCCTCTTCCGCGCCGGCTGGCTGCGCGAGGGCGCCGGGGGTCCCGTGGACTCCCCGCAGGGCGGCCGGCCCTCCATCACCCTGGAGTTCGACGACGCCCATGCCGTCGTCCTCGCGGCCGACCTCGACACCCGGCACGCGCGCGCGGCCGTCCTCTCCCTGACCGGCGAGATCCTCGCCGAACACAGCGGCACCCCGCGCCTGGAGGACGGCCCCGACGTGGTCCTCGGGGAACTCGGTCGCTGGTTCGCCGAACTGGTCGAGAAGACCGGCCGCCGGGCGGACGAGGTCTGCGGGATCGGACTCGCGGTGCCCGGGCCCGTCGACGGCGACACCGGCCGCGTCGTGCAGCCGCCGATCATGCCCGGCTGGGACGGCTACGACATAAGGAGCCGGCTGGCCGGAGTCTTCACCGAGCACACGGGCGGGCCGGCGGTGCCGGTGCTCGTGGACAACGACGCCAACCTCATGGCGTACGGCGAACAGCGCACCGCCCACCCGGACTGCTCGGCGTTCGTCCTGGTGAAGGTGTCGACCGGTATCGGCGCGGGCGTCGTGGTGGACGGCTCCCTCTACCGGGGCATCGACGGGGGCGCCGGCGACCTCGGCCACATCCGGGTCCCGGCGGGCGCGGACCTGCTGTGCCGCTGCGGTTCCTACGGCTGTCTGGCCGCCGTGGCGAGCGGCGGCGCCGTCGCGCGGAGGCTGGCGGAGGCCGGGGTGCCGGCCGCCTCCGGCTCGGACGTACGCGATCTGCTGGCCTCCGGGCATCCGGAGGCGGCCGCGCTGGCGCGCGAGGCGGGACGGCAGGTCGGTGACGTCCTGGCCACCGTGGTGACCCTGCTCAACCCCGGGGTTCTGATGATCGCGGGAGATCTGGCCGGAACCCCCTTCCTCACCGGCGTGCGCGAGCTGCTGTACCAGCGGGCGCTGCCGCGCTCCACCGCGCACCTGGACGTGGTGACCTCGCGGCTCGGGGAGCGGGCCGGGCTGGTGGGGGCCGGTGCGCTCGTGGTGGAGCATCTGTACGCGCCGGAGCGGGTGGAGCAGCGGCTGCTGGCGCTCGGCGTGTGA
- the ppdK gene encoding pyruvate, phosphate dikinase yields MSENKDPQVAEHGTSVEGVKFVYDFTEGNKDLKDLLGGKGANLAEMTNLGLPVPPGFTITTEACKVYLDSGEEPAALRDEVSAHLDALEAKMGKKLGQADDPLLVSVRSGAKFSMPGMMDTVLNIGLSDKSVQGLAAQAGDERFAWDSYRRLIQMFGKTVLGVDGDLFEEALEKAKDAKKVTVDTELEAADLKKLVTRFKRIVKTEAGRDFPQDPREQMDLAIHAVFDSWNTDRAKLYRRQERIPHDLGTAVNVCSMVFGNLGPDSGTGVAFTRDPASGHQGVYGDYLQNAQGEDVVAGIRNTVPLAELETIDKKSYDQLMQIMETLENHYKDLCDIEFTIERGQLWMLQTRVGKRTAGAAFRIATQLVDQGLIDEAEALQRVTGAQLAQLMFPRFDEHTKVAQVGRGIAASPGAAVGKAVFDSYTAVKWSRSGEKVILVRRETNPDDLDGMIAAEGILTSRGGKTSHAAVVARGMGKTCVCGAEELEVDTKRRRMTVPGGHVVEEGDLISIDGSSGKVYLGEVPVVPSPVVEYFEGRMHAGANDADELVEAVHRIMAFADRKRRLRVRANADNAEDAMRARRFGAQGIGLCRTEHMFLGDRRELVERLILADTETEREESLKELLPLQKKDFVELFSAMDGLPVTVRLLDPPLHEFLPDITELSVRVALAESRQEPHENELRLLQAVHRLHEQNPMLGLRGVRLGLVIPGLFTMQVRAIAEAAAERKAAKGDPRAEIMIPLVGTVQELEIVREEADQVVAEVEAATGTELKLAIGTMIELPRAALTAGQIAEAAEFFSFGTNDLTQTVWGFSRDDVEASFFTAYLEKGIFGVSPFETIDRDGVGSLVKLAAEAGRATRPDLKLGVCGEHGGDPESVHFFHEVGLDYVSCSPFRIPVARLEAGRAASQSTGSDHR; encoded by the coding sequence GTGTCGGAAAACAAAGATCCCCAGGTAGCTGAGCACGGCACCAGCGTTGAGGGCGTGAAGTTCGTTTACGACTTCACCGAGGGCAACAAGGACCTCAAGGACCTCCTCGGCGGCAAGGGCGCCAACCTCGCCGAGATGACGAACCTGGGCCTTCCGGTGCCTCCGGGCTTCACGATCACCACCGAGGCCTGCAAGGTCTACCTCGACAGTGGTGAGGAGCCGGCGGCACTGCGTGACGAGGTGAGTGCACACCTCGACGCCCTCGAAGCGAAGATGGGCAAGAAGCTCGGCCAGGCCGACGACCCCCTGCTGGTCTCCGTCCGCTCCGGCGCCAAGTTCTCCATGCCCGGCATGATGGACACCGTCCTGAACATCGGCCTCTCCGACAAGTCGGTCCAGGGGCTGGCCGCGCAGGCCGGCGACGAGCGGTTCGCCTGGGACTCCTACCGCCGCCTGATCCAGATGTTCGGCAAGACCGTCCTCGGCGTCGACGGCGACCTCTTCGAGGAGGCGCTGGAGAAGGCCAAGGACGCCAAGAAGGTCACGGTCGACACCGAACTCGAGGCGGCCGACCTCAAGAAGCTGGTCACCCGGTTCAAGCGGATCGTCAAGACCGAGGCCGGCCGGGACTTCCCGCAAGACCCGCGCGAGCAGATGGACCTCGCGATCCACGCGGTCTTCGACTCCTGGAACACCGACCGGGCCAAGCTCTACCGCCGCCAGGAACGCATCCCGCACGACCTCGGCACCGCGGTCAACGTCTGCTCGATGGTCTTCGGCAACCTCGGCCCCGACTCGGGCACCGGCGTCGCCTTCACCCGCGACCCCGCCAGCGGTCACCAGGGCGTCTACGGCGACTACCTCCAGAACGCCCAGGGCGAGGACGTGGTGGCCGGCATCCGCAACACCGTCCCGCTCGCGGAGCTGGAGACGATCGACAAGAAGTCGTACGACCAGCTCATGCAGATCATGGAGACCCTGGAGAACCACTACAAGGATCTCTGCGACATCGAGTTCACTATCGAGCGCGGCCAGCTGTGGATGCTCCAGACCCGCGTCGGCAAGCGCACGGCGGGCGCGGCCTTCCGCATCGCCACACAGCTCGTCGACCAGGGCCTGATCGACGAGGCCGAGGCGCTCCAGCGCGTGACGGGCGCCCAGCTCGCCCAGCTGATGTTCCCCCGCTTCGACGAGCACACCAAGGTCGCGCAGGTCGGCCGAGGCATCGCGGCCTCGCCGGGCGCGGCCGTCGGCAAGGCGGTCTTCGACTCGTACACGGCGGTGAAGTGGTCCCGCTCGGGCGAGAAGGTCATCCTGGTCCGCCGCGAGACGAACCCCGACGACCTGGACGGCATGATCGCGGCGGAGGGCATCCTGACCTCACGCGGCGGCAAGACCTCGCACGCCGCCGTCGTCGCCCGGGGCATGGGCAAGACGTGTGTGTGCGGCGCCGAGGAACTCGAGGTCGACACCAAGCGACGCCGGATGACGGTGCCGGGCGGACACGTGGTGGAGGAGGGCGACCTGATCTCCATCGACGGATCGTCCGGCAAGGTCTACCTCGGCGAGGTGCCGGTGGTCCCCTCCCCGGTGGTCGAGTACTTCGAGGGCCGGATGCACGCGGGCGCCAACGACGCCGACGAACTGGTCGAGGCCGTACACAGGATCATGGCCTTCGCCGACCGCAAGCGCCGGCTGCGCGTGCGCGCCAACGCGGACAACGCCGAGGACGCGATGCGCGCCCGCCGCTTCGGCGCCCAGGGCATCGGCCTGTGCCGCACGGAGCACATGTTCCTCGGCGACCGCCGTGAGCTGGTGGAGCGCCTGATCCTGGCGGACACGGAGACCGAGCGCGAGGAGTCGCTGAAGGAGCTGCTGCCGCTCCAGAAGAAGGACTTCGTGGAACTGTTCTCGGCGATGGACGGCCTCCCGGTCACCGTCCGCCTCCTCGACCCGCCGCTGCACGAGTTCCTCCCGGACATCACGGAGCTGTCGGTCCGCGTGGCGCTCGCGGAGTCCCGCCAGGAGCCGCACGAGAACGAACTCCGGCTGCTCCAGGCCGTGCACCGCCTGCACGAGCAGAACCCGATGCTGGGCCTGCGCGGTGTGCGCCTCGGCCTGGTCATCCCCGGCCTGTTCACGATGCAGGTACGAGCGATCGCCGAGGCCGCGGCCGAGCGCAAGGCGGCCAAGGGCGACCCGCGCGCGGAGATCATGATCCCGCTGGTGGGCACCGTCCAGGAGCTGGAGATCGTGCGCGAGGAGGCGGACCAGGTGGTGGCCGAGGTGGAGGCCGCCACGGGTACGGAGCTGAAGCTGGCGATCGGCACGATGATCGAGCTGCCGCGCGCCGCGCTGACGGCCGGACAGATCGCGGAGGCCGCGGAGTTCTTCTCCTTCGGCACGAACGACCTCACCCAGACGGTGTGGGGCTTCAGCCGCGACGACGTGGAGGCCTCGTTCTTCACGGCCTACCTGGAGAAGGGCATCTTCGGCGTCTCCCCCTTCGAGACGATCGACAGGGACGGCGTCGGCTCCCTGGTGAAACTCGCCGCCGAAGCCGGCCGCGCCACCCGCCCCGACCTGAAACTCGGCGTCTGCGGCGAACACGGCGGCGACCCCGAGTCCGTCCACTTCTTCCACGAGGTGGGCCTCGACTACGTCTCCTGCTCCCCCTTCCGCATCCCGGTGGCACGACTGGAGGCGGGACGGGCGGCCTCGCAGTCGACGGGGAGCGACCACCGCTGA